A DNA window from Prochlorococcus marinus str. GP2 contains the following coding sequences:
- a CDS encoding HNH endonuclease, producing MHINDAVFLEDLCPKFRFRQWRKSIHRFTGKSCIYCGKPSESIDHVLPRSQGGLSTTENCVPACLSCNGDKSDENALYWYRKQKFYDPRRAMAIRAWLEGDLRLAIRLLQWATPNFKVNNKDCEKNKSKYKAA from the coding sequence ATGCATATTAATGATGCGGTTTTTTTAGAGGACCTATGTCCTAAGTTCAGATTTAGACAATGGCGAAAATCAATTCATAGATTTACAGGAAAGAGTTGTATATATTGCGGAAAACCATCTGAATCTATTGACCATGTTTTACCACGTAGCCAAGGTGGCTTAAGCACTACAGAAAACTGTGTACCTGCTTGTCTTTCTTGTAATGGGGATAAATCAGATGAAAATGCTTTATATTGGTATAGAAAGCAAAAATTTTATGATCCTAGAAGAGCAATGGCGATAAGAGCATGGTTAGAAGGTGATTTAAGATTAGCTATAAGATTATTACAATGGGCAACTCCTAACTTCAAGGTAAATAATAAGGATTGCGAAAAAAATAAATCAAAATATAAGGCAGCTTAA
- a CDS encoding DUF6554 family protein, with the protein MERLEQKKIIFLILGVLTPLIFTTSKVSAGSFGAEIFCSMRDSGNDHRSSWEAAYTYIKKQKGGIFKVSPKQAASQITETVIREREKFSYCIEYLDKLHPDRKLQRELEKERKRKEKESRDKENIDETNEQFSEATLDRYSY; encoded by the coding sequence ATGGAAAGATTAGAGCAAAAAAAAATAATATTTTTAATTCTAGGAGTATTAACTCCCTTAATTTTTACAACCTCAAAAGTAAGTGCAGGATCATTTGGAGCAGAAATTTTTTGTAGTATGCGAGATAGTGGGAATGACCATAGAAGTAGTTGGGAAGCAGCATATACTTACATAAAAAAACAAAAAGGGGGGATTTTTAAAGTATCTCCTAAACAAGCAGCATCACAAATCACTGAAACAGTAATAAGAGAACGCGAAAAATTTAGTTACTGTATTGAATACTTAGATAAACTTCATCCAGATAGAAAACTTCAAAGAGAATTAGAAAAAGAAAGAAAAAGAAAGGAAAAAGAATCAAGAGATAAAGAAAACATTGATGAAACTAATGAACAATTCTCAGAAGCAACTCTTGATAGGTACAGCTATTAG
- a CDS encoding AbrB family transcriptional regulator, with translation MPNINLIYYLIAGCIFGALALKTGIPAAPLAGALIGASILSVSGKVDVAEWPIGTRTILEIGIGTVIGTSLTKDSLVDLQTLWRPAILITFTLVITGLAIGLWTSRLLKIDIITTILGAAPGGISGMSLVGSEYGVGAAVATLHAVRLITVLLILPLVVKCLTFLGVIKS, from the coding sequence ATGCCTAACATAAATTTAATCTATTATCTTATTGCAGGTTGTATTTTTGGAGCTTTAGCTCTCAAAACAGGCATACCTGCTGCTCCATTGGCAGGCGCCTTAATAGGCGCAAGTATACTTAGTGTAAGTGGCAAAGTCGATGTTGCAGAGTGGCCAATTGGTACAAGAACAATATTAGAAATTGGGATTGGAACGGTTATTGGTACATCGTTAACTAAAGACTCATTAGTTGATCTTCAAACCTTGTGGAGACCAGCTATCTTAATAACTTTTACTTTAGTTATTACAGGGTTAGCGATTGGATTATGGACTAGCAGATTACTTAAAATAGATATCATTACAACTATTCTTGGAGCTGCACCAGGAGGTATTAGCGGTATGAGTCTTGTCGGATCAGAATATGGAGTAGGAGCAGCAGTTGCGACTCTTCACGCAGTAAGGTTAATAACAGTGCTTTTAATTCTTCCTCTAGTCGTAAAATGCTTGACCTTTCTTGGAGTAATAAAATCTTAA
- the cbiD gene encoding cobalt-precorrin-5B (C(1))-methyltransferase CbiD, which produces MKKGFSLPLWVAGAAKSALKKLVGLPFENYELIRIPNEKKEIKIEIHSVGLLKDDSHALGISFARSGLDLDITQNLEIWTIAAFEKISCKNLVQTNLINIIAGSGVGIKEDTSEICISDFAKEVLYENLLDIIPEGFILNLEIIFPNGEFLAQRTSNQSFGIVNGLSIIGTSAETYSSASPDQLEEAKTELSNLVKNDFKGKVVFVIGENGLNLAKTCNVKLPIIKVGNWIGPLIVDAAIKNVQTVVLFGYHGKLIKLAGGIFHTHNHLADGRIEILVYLAVKEKVPFEIIDKLSHLDTLEDALLLLESFSKSIAEKLFQNLSNMIEKRSLAYVNRYVKTDMEIAAIIFDRKRKIRWSGKNGNDYIAYFQFD; this is translated from the coding sequence TTGAAAAAAGGATTTTCTTTACCTTTGTGGGTTGCTGGAGCTGCTAAATCAGCATTAAAAAAATTAGTAGGATTACCATTTGAGAATTATGAACTAATAAGGATTCCTAATGAAAAAAAAGAAATAAAAATCGAGATTCATTCTGTCGGACTACTTAAAGATGATTCGCATGCATTAGGAATTTCCTTTGCAAGGTCTGGCTTAGATCTTGATATTACACAAAACTTAGAGATATGGACAATAGCTGCTTTTGAAAAAATTTCTTGTAAAAATCTTGTTCAAACAAATCTAATAAATATTATTGCAGGATCTGGTGTAGGGATTAAAGAGGATACATCAGAGATATGCATTTCTGATTTTGCAAAAGAAGTTTTATATGAAAATTTATTGGATATTATCCCTGAGGGTTTTATTTTGAATTTAGAAATTATATTCCCAAATGGGGAGTTTCTAGCTCAAAGAACTAGTAATCAATCATTTGGTATTGTAAATGGGTTATCTATTATTGGAACTTCTGCTGAGACTTATTCTAGTGCTTCACCCGATCAATTAGAAGAGGCTAAAACAGAACTATCGAATTTAGTTAAAAATGATTTTAAAGGGAAAGTTGTTTTTGTTATTGGTGAAAATGGCTTAAATTTGGCAAAAACTTGTAATGTTAAATTGCCAATTATAAAAGTTGGTAACTGGATAGGTCCATTGATAGTTGATGCTGCAATAAAAAATGTTCAAACTGTAGTTCTTTTTGGTTATCATGGTAAGTTAATTAAATTAGCGGGCGGTATTTTTCATACACACAATCATTTAGCTGATGGAAGAATTGAAATCCTTGTTTATCTAGCCGTTAAAGAAAAAGTCCCATTCGAAATTATAGATAAATTATCTCACTTAGATACCCTTGAAGATGCTTTATTACTTCTTGAAAGCTTTAGTAAATCTATAGCAGAAAAATTATTCCAAAATTTATCAAATATGATTGAAAAGCGTTCTCTTGCATATGTTAATAGGTATGTAAAAACTGATATGGAGATTGCAGCAATCATTTTTGATAGAAAAAGGAAAATTAGGTGGTCAGGAAAAAATGGTAATGACTATATTGCTTATTTTCAATTCGATTAA
- the mrdA gene encoding penicillin-binding protein 2: MIKSNSNKKLISPRRQPVVLLIFSSISFFLILLRLIFLQLLNYESFKIMSDENRIRLIASQPVRGRILDKNGYVLADSRVRYSLIIKPQSINQRYWEKQKLRISNLLDIDSNSIEKKFLNGLQNQKLSVTILDDLNIEQLIRFRENEDNLFSFEIATKLIRNYPYKSVAAHVIGYTQPINDSEYKFLSKKGYKFNDLIGRTGIEYVYEDFIRGEWGGEMIEVNSLGEFQKSLGIKPSKQGNDIELTIDIDLQLVAEEVLKDKKAGAIIVMDPRDGAIRAMASSPTFDLNFFSKDFKPEREYNNLFNSSEKPLFNRALNAYDPGSVWKIVTALAGLESGKFPIDTMLETKSCITYGSQCFREHNDLGFGVIGYEDALRVSSNTFFYQVGYGVGVDEIYKVARKLGFNSFSGIEIAEQENIGLVASSQWAKDGRGWGDPGRTPWVPEDIASMSIGQFVVQVTPIQIARAYALIANGGYLVTPHLVNKDGEYLSEKKRIKSDIDPKHIQLINNGLRKVVESGTGVSINYGVSNLPPVSGKTGTAEDGEGGLDHAWFVCFTPSEKSELLIVAFAQNTPGGGSVHALPMAREILKVWNKKK, translated from the coding sequence TTGATCAAAAGTAATTCTAATAAAAAACTTATTTCACCAAGGAGACAACCTGTAGTCTTACTTATTTTTTCTTCTATTTCGTTTTTTTTGATTTTATTAAGGTTGATTTTTTTACAACTATTAAATTATGAATCTTTTAAAATAATGTCTGATGAGAATAGGATTAGACTGATTGCTTCGCAACCAGTACGTGGAAGAATACTTGATAAAAATGGCTATGTTTTGGCAGATAGTAGAGTTAGATATTCTTTGATAATAAAACCTCAATCTATAAATCAAAGATATTGGGAAAAACAAAAATTACGCATCTCTAATTTGTTAGATATAGATAGTAATTCAATAGAAAAAAAATTTCTTAATGGTTTACAAAATCAAAAACTCTCAGTCACTATTCTTGATGATTTAAATATCGAGCAATTAATAAGATTTAGGGAAAATGAAGATAATTTATTTAGTTTTGAAATAGCTACGAAATTAATTAGAAATTATCCTTATAAATCTGTAGCTGCTCATGTGATTGGTTATACTCAGCCAATCAATGATTCAGAATATAAATTCTTATCTAAGAAAGGTTATAAATTTAATGACTTAATTGGAAGAACTGGAATTGAATATGTGTATGAAGACTTTATAAGGGGTGAATGGGGCGGAGAGATGATTGAAGTTAACTCTTTAGGTGAATTTCAAAAATCGTTAGGTATCAAACCGTCTAAACAAGGTAATGATATTGAATTGACAATTGATATAGACTTGCAACTAGTTGCAGAGGAAGTTTTAAAAGACAAAAAAGCGGGAGCGATAATAGTTATGGATCCAAGAGATGGTGCAATAAGAGCGATGGCAAGTAGCCCAACTTTTGATCTAAATTTTTTTTCAAAGGATTTTAAGCCTGAGAGGGAATATAATAATCTATTTAATTCTTCTGAGAAACCTTTATTTAATAGAGCACTAAATGCTTATGACCCAGGAAGTGTATGGAAAATTGTAACGGCTTTAGCTGGCTTGGAAAGTGGAAAATTTCCCATTGATACAATGCTTGAAACAAAATCATGTATTACTTATGGCAGCCAATGTTTTAGAGAACATAATGATTTAGGCTTTGGAGTAATAGGTTATGAAGATGCTTTAAGAGTTTCAAGTAATACATTCTTTTACCAAGTGGGATATGGAGTAGGTGTTGATGAAATTTATAAGGTTGCCAGAAAACTTGGTTTTAATTCTTTTTCTGGGATTGAAATTGCTGAGCAAGAAAATATAGGACTAGTAGCTAGCAGTCAATGGGCTAAAGATGGTAGAGGATGGGGGGACCCTGGAAGAACCCCTTGGGTCCCAGAAGATATTGCAAGTATGTCGATTGGTCAATTTGTTGTTCAAGTGACTCCTATTCAAATAGCAAGAGCATATGCTCTGATTGCAAATGGAGGTTATTTAGTGACTCCTCATTTAGTTAATAAAGATGGGGAATATCTTTCAGAAAAAAAACGAATTAAAAGTGATATTGATCCAAAACATATTCAGTTAATAAACAATGGTTTAAGGAAAGTAGTTGAATCTGGCACAGGTGTATCAATTAATTATGGAGTTTCAAATTTACCTCCTGTTTCAGGTAAAACGGGAACTGCAGAAGATGGTGAAGGTGGTTTAGATCACGCTTGGTTCGTTTGTTTTACTCCCTCCGAAAAGAGTGAGTTACTTATAGTCGCCTTTGCACAAAATACACCTGGTGGGGGATCTGTGCATGCACTTCCTATGGCTAGAGAAATTTTGAAAGTTTGGAATAAGAAAAAATGA
- a CDS encoding PD-(D/E)XK nuclease family protein has translation MSEIIKLSRSTVEKYLSCPRCCVLDKKYKIKPPSLPFTLNIAVDNLCKNEFDHYRRIQEPHPLFIEKGIDAIPFKHKDLELWRSNFQGIRYKSIEHNYDFGGAVDDIWQKKNGDLIIVDVKATSRNNFDWTKTFNKYEYAKAYKRQLEMYQWLFKKNGFQVAKEAYLLYFNGKKNEEVFNNQLNFDVHLIRLDCYTSWVENKIIETVNLLRSDIFPKPSINCEYCNYLKKRWDLSKN, from the coding sequence ATGAGTGAGATTATTAAATTAAGTCGATCTACTGTTGAAAAATATCTTAGTTGTCCAAGATGTTGTGTACTGGATAAGAAATATAAAATAAAACCGCCATCACTACCATTTACACTAAATATAGCTGTTGATAATTTATGTAAAAATGAATTTGATCACTACCGAAGAATTCAGGAACCACATCCTTTATTTATTGAAAAAGGTATAGATGCTATTCCTTTCAAACACAAAGATTTAGAACTCTGGAGAAGTAATTTTCAAGGGATAAGATATAAGTCAATTGAACATAATTATGATTTTGGTGGAGCTGTAGATGATATTTGGCAGAAAAAAAATGGTGATCTTATTATCGTTGATGTTAAAGCAACTTCTAGAAATAATTTTGATTGGACTAAAACTTTTAATAAATACGAATATGCAAAAGCTTATAAAAGACAATTGGAAATGTATCAATGGTTATTTAAAAAAAACGGTTTTCAAGTTGCTAAAGAAGCTTACCTTTTATATTTTAATGGCAAGAAAAATGAAGAGGTATTTAATAATCAATTAAATTTTGATGTACATCTAATTAGGTTAGATTGTTATACTTCATGGGTAGAAAATAAGATAATTGAAACGGTTAATTTACTTCGTTCTGATATTTTCCCCAAACCTTCAATAAATTGCGAATATTGTAATTATCTAAAAAAGCGCTGGGATTTATCAAAAAATTAA
- a CDS encoding NAD(P)H-dependent oxidoreductase yields the protein MTESKDLIIISASCGKNLELSQKFLEKSNELKISSEILDLTTIDIPLFNPRIHSKENIPSEIKELKKKLFAIEKWVICAPEYNGSIPPILSNFIAWLSISGDDFRNLFNGQPIAIATFSGGIGLELLTSLRIQLVHLGSQVLGRQLLSSYSKPIDTKTIEDIIQRLLQMKKLKT from the coding sequence ATGACTGAATCAAAGGATCTAATAATTATTTCAGCTAGTTGCGGGAAAAATCTAGAACTTTCTCAGAAATTCCTTGAAAAAAGTAATGAACTTAAAATAAGTTCTGAGATATTAGATCTTACTACTATTGATATTCCACTATTTAATCCGCGAATTCATAGCAAAGAAAATATTCCAAGTGAAATAAAGGAATTAAAAAAAAAGCTTTTCGCAATAGAAAAATGGGTTATTTGTGCTCCAGAATATAATGGATCCATACCTCCAATTCTCTCAAACTTCATAGCATGGCTCTCTATTTCGGGAGATGACTTCAGGAATTTATTTAATGGACAACCTATCGCAATTGCAACATTTTCTGGTGGAATAGGACTGGAACTTCTTACTTCATTACGTATTCAATTAGTTCATTTAGGAAGTCAGGTATTGGGGAGGCAGCTTTTATCCTCATATAGCAAACCGATAGATACCAAAACTATTGAAGATATTATTCAAAGACTTCTACAAATGAAAAAATTAAAAACATAG
- the guaA gene encoding glutamine-hydrolyzing GMP synthase, whose amino-acid sequence MSQKSLKKERDPSILILDFGSQYSELIARRIRETNVFSLVVSNLISVEDIQKIKPKGIILSGGPNSVYEKNAPKCDQKIFDLGIPILGICYGMQLMVKELGGSVTSATKKAEYGQAPINIDLACDLLSGVEDKSIMWMSHGDSINCLPDGFNKIAHTENTLHAAISDDKKKLFGVQFHPEVVHSEFGMTLIRNFVYNISRCSADWTTETFLEETIPRIKEQVGNKKVLLALSGGVDSSTLAFLLNKAIGNQLTCMFIDQGFMRKGEPEFLMNFFDKKFHIKVEYINARERFITKLKGIIDPEQKRKIIGEEFIRVFEEESNRLGPFHYLAQGTLYPDVIESAGTNIDPKTGERIAVKIKSHHNVGGLPKDLQFKLVEPLRKLFKDEVRKLGAALGLPDEIIKRHPFPGPGLAIRILGEVTNVKLDCLRDADWIVRDEIKKAGLYDDIWQAFAVLLPVKTVGVMGDKRTYAWPIVLRCVSSEDGMTADWSKIPFKILERISNRIVNEVVSVNRVIYDITSKPPGTIEWE is encoded by the coding sequence ATGAGTCAAAAATCTTTAAAAAAAGAACGGGATCCTTCAATATTAATTTTAGATTTCGGATCTCAATATTCTGAATTGATTGCGCGAAGAATCAGAGAAACCAATGTTTTTTCTCTTGTGGTAAGTAACTTGATTTCAGTTGAGGATATTCAGAAAATTAAACCTAAAGGGATAATTTTGAGTGGAGGACCAAATTCTGTATATGAAAAAAATGCGCCTAAATGTGATCAAAAAATATTTGATCTAGGAATTCCTATTCTTGGTATTTGCTATGGAATGCAATTAATGGTTAAAGAACTTGGGGGCTCTGTTACTTCAGCTACTAAAAAAGCTGAATATGGGCAAGCACCAATAAATATAGATTTAGCATGTGATCTACTTTCTGGTGTAGAAGATAAATCTATAATGTGGATGAGTCATGGTGATTCAATTAATTGTTTGCCTGATGGATTTAATAAAATTGCACACACCGAGAATACACTTCATGCAGCAATTTCAGATGATAAAAAAAAATTATTTGGCGTACAATTTCATCCTGAGGTGGTTCATTCAGAGTTTGGGATGACTCTAATTAGAAATTTTGTTTATAACATCTCTAGATGTTCAGCTGATTGGACAACCGAAACCTTTTTAGAGGAGACAATTCCCAGGATAAAAGAACAAGTTGGTAATAAGAAAGTTTTGCTTGCTTTATCAGGAGGCGTTGATTCTTCAACTCTTGCTTTTCTACTTAATAAAGCAATTGGGAATCAGTTGACATGCATGTTTATTGATCAAGGTTTCATGAGAAAAGGTGAACCTGAGTTTTTAATGAATTTTTTTGATAAGAAATTTCATATAAAGGTTGAATATATTAATGCTAGGGAAAGGTTTATTACAAAATTAAAAGGGATTATTGATCCAGAACAAAAAAGGAAAATAATTGGTGAAGAATTTATTAGAGTTTTTGAAGAAGAAAGTAATAGATTGGGACCTTTTCATTACTTAGCGCAAGGTACTCTATATCCTGATGTTATTGAAAGTGCTGGTACTAATATTGATCCTAAGACAGGTGAGAGAATAGCTGTAAAAATAAAGAGTCATCATAACGTTGGCGGGTTACCAAAAGATTTACAATTTAAATTAGTTGAGCCATTAAGAAAACTTTTTAAGGATGAAGTTCGAAAATTGGGTGCTGCTCTAGGCTTGCCGGATGAAATTATAAAGAGGCATCCATTTCCAGGACCAGGTTTGGCAATAAGAATTTTGGGAGAAGTTACTAATGTAAAACTGGATTGTTTAAGAGATGCGGACTGGATAGTCAGAGATGAAATAAAAAAAGCAGGTCTTTATGATGATATTTGGCAAGCTTTTGCAGTATTGTTACCGGTTAAAACTGTAGGAGTTATGGGTGATAAGAGAACTTATGCGTGGCCAATAGTTTTACGATGCGTGTCTAGTGAAGATGGAATGACAGCAGACTGGTCAAAAATTCCTTTTAAGATTTTGGAGAGAATTTCAAATAGAATAGTAAATGAGGTAGTTTCTGTTAATAGAGTTATATATGATATAACAAGCAAACCTCCTGGCACAATTGAATGGGAGTGA
- a CDS encoding pyridoxal-phosphate-dependent aminotransferase family protein: MIPGPTPVPEKVLQALSKHPIGHRSKEFQDLVESTTKNLQWLHQTQNDVLTITGSGTAAMEAGIINTLSKGDKVICGENGKFGERWVKVAEEFGLEVIKIDSEWGTPLDPEEFKKLLEEDKQKEIKAVILTHSETSTGVINDLETISSYIREHKTALSIVDCVTSLGACNVPVDEWELDIVASGSQKGYMIPPGLSFIAISQKAWEAAEKSNLPKFYLNLKSYKKSLLSNSNPYTPAVNLVFALDEALKMMREEGLDNIFLRHNKHKLAMSNAVKTLNLKLFADEKYLSPSITAIKTEGMDAEEFRKTIKSNFDILLAGGQDHLKGKIFRVGHLGYVNDRDIITVISAISTTLLDLGKISAQQAGEALVVVSKYLEGN; this comes from the coding sequence ATGATTCCTGGACCAACACCAGTTCCAGAAAAAGTTTTACAAGCATTAAGTAAACATCCAATAGGCCATCGCAGTAAAGAATTCCAAGATCTCGTAGAAAGTACTACTAAAAATTTACAGTGGCTACATCAAACTCAAAATGATGTTCTAACAATTACTGGTAGTGGAACTGCCGCAATGGAGGCTGGAATAATAAATACCTTAAGTAAAGGAGATAAAGTAATTTGTGGAGAAAATGGAAAATTTGGCGAAAGATGGGTAAAAGTTGCTGAAGAATTTGGCCTAGAAGTAATAAAAATTGATTCCGAATGGGGGACTCCACTTGATCCAGAAGAATTCAAAAAATTATTAGAGGAAGATAAACAAAAAGAAATAAAGGCAGTTATTTTAACTCATTCTGAAACTTCAACCGGCGTAATTAATGATCTAGAAACTATAAGTTCATATATTCGCGAACACAAAACAGCTTTATCAATTGTTGACTGCGTAACGAGTCTTGGAGCTTGCAATGTACCAGTAGATGAATGGGAATTAGATATCGTTGCTTCCGGATCACAAAAGGGATATATGATACCTCCAGGGCTTAGTTTTATAGCAATTAGTCAAAAAGCATGGGAAGCTGCAGAGAAATCTAATTTACCAAAATTTTATTTAAATTTAAAATCCTACAAGAAAAGCCTTTTAAGTAATAGTAATCCTTATACCCCAGCAGTTAATTTAGTTTTTGCTTTAGATGAAGCTTTAAAAATGATGAGAGAAGAAGGCTTAGATAACATTTTCCTCAGACATAATAAACATAAATTAGCAATGAGCAATGCTGTAAAGACTTTAAATCTAAAATTATTTGCTGATGAAAAATACTTAAGCCCTTCTATTACTGCAATAAAAACTGAAGGAATGGATGCTGAAGAATTTAGAAAAACCATAAAAAGTAATTTTGATATTTTACTTGCTGGTGGTCAAGATCATTTGAAGGGGAAAATATTTAGAGTCGGACACTTAGGTTATGTAAATGATAGGGATATTATTACAGTAATTTCGGCTATTAGTACTACACTACTAGACCTTGGTAAAATTTCAGCTCAACAAGCTGGTGAAGCTTTAGTTGTTGTATCTAAATATCTTGAGGGAAATTAA
- a CDS encoding acyltransferase family protein encodes MINIENKKLSQSKYRPEIDGLRAFAVIAVIINHFNKDLLPSGYLGVDIFFVISGFVITSAAEKESKNLFDFLSGFYERRIRRLIPGLIFFVLVSSIVICFFNFNSGVSLQTGIASLLGLSNIFLYSKSLDYFGLSADLNMFTHTWSLGVEEQFYFLFPFLIWFSGFAKQTKHGVRNLFLVMVILSVPSLIGFLYLYQNNQPAAYFLMPLRFWEIGAGCLSFLFYKNQNKKGENSSNFLTIILFLLIIFIFISPNEIARLNTLTTICITSLFLLKIRTKHFLYKILTIDKIRYIGLISYSLYLWHWSILVTSRWTIGITKYSILIQIIIMFLMAILSYEFIEKPFRTNIFNFSRFQTFALGIIISLISIFSLLILGKPLKGKLYLGNYKYINLITRSRNNSNKNIVSEYGDYSGNFCHINKGNSSINNFNFERCSIKNNNNKTFYFLGNSHSDHYRETHYLLAKKNKVSIEGISVSECLFPSAEFKRKKCQSQFVILERVKSLIKKDDVIVISNDGIGDNILELNVFIEFVLSKGAKVILFSISPNFEYPVQNCYENWFSKQNKKNCMIPKSQILKRRAQEIKIINNLKKDVFIYDPLNVLCKNNNCSVTDTSGKPLYIDQNHITDYANKNYIYPDFINFLQRNNFL; translated from the coding sequence TTGATAAATATTGAGAATAAGAAACTCTCTCAAAGCAAATATAGGCCTGAGATTGATGGTTTAAGAGCATTTGCTGTTATTGCTGTAATTATCAATCACTTTAATAAAGATTTACTTCCAAGTGGTTATTTAGGAGTTGATATTTTTTTTGTTATTTCAGGATTTGTAATCACATCGGCAGCAGAAAAAGAAAGCAAGAACCTCTTTGACTTTCTTTCTGGTTTTTATGAACGTCGAATTAGAAGACTCATACCAGGGCTAATATTTTTTGTTTTAGTATCGAGCATAGTAATTTGTTTTTTCAATTTCAATTCAGGAGTTAGTTTACAAACGGGGATAGCATCTTTGCTCGGATTATCAAATATATTTTTATATTCAAAGTCATTAGATTATTTTGGTCTCTCTGCAGATTTAAATATGTTTACGCATACTTGGTCGCTAGGAGTAGAGGAGCAATTTTATTTTTTGTTCCCATTTCTAATTTGGTTTTCTGGTTTTGCCAAGCAGACCAAGCATGGAGTTCGTAATCTGTTTTTAGTCATGGTAATACTTTCTGTTCCTTCTCTTATAGGATTTCTATACCTTTATCAAAATAATCAACCAGCAGCATATTTTTTAATGCCATTAAGGTTTTGGGAGATAGGAGCAGGTTGTTTATCTTTTTTATTTTATAAAAATCAAAATAAGAAAGGAGAAAACTCAAGTAATTTTCTGACAATAATTCTTTTCTTATTAATAATTTTTATATTTATCTCTCCAAATGAAATTGCAAGACTTAATACTTTGACAACAATATGTATCACATCATTATTTCTCTTAAAAATAAGGACTAAACATTTTTTATATAAAATTTTAACCATTGATAAAATTCGTTATATTGGTTTAATTTCTTACTCTTTATACTTATGGCATTGGTCAATTTTAGTAACTAGTAGATGGACAATTGGTATAACAAAATATTCTATATTGATACAAATAATAATAATGTTTTTAATGGCAATTCTTTCTTATGAATTTATAGAAAAACCATTTAGAACAAATATTTTTAATTTTTCAAGATTTCAAACTTTTGCACTCGGTATCATAATCTCATTAATTTCAATATTTAGTCTTTTAATACTTGGTAAACCCTTAAAAGGTAAACTTTATCTAGGTAATTATAAATATATAAATTTAATTACAAGATCTAGAAATAATTCAAATAAAAATATCGTATCTGAATATGGTGATTACTCTGGGAACTTTTGTCATATAAATAAGGGAAATAGTTCAATTAATAATTTTAATTTTGAAAGATGTAGTATTAAAAATAATAATAATAAAACATTTTACTTTTTAGGAAATTCTCATTCTGATCACTATCGTGAAACGCATTATCTTCTAGCCAAAAAAAATAAAGTTTCAATAGAAGGTATTTCTGTTAGCGAATGTTTATTTCCATCAGCAGAATTTAAAAGGAAAAAATGTCAAAGTCAGTTTGTTATTTTAGAAAGAGTAAAATCATTAATCAAAAAAGATGATGTAATTGTTATTTCCAATGATGGTATTGGCGATAATATTCTAGAATTAAATGTTTTTATTGAATTTGTATTATCTAAAGGAGCTAAAGTAATATTATTTTCAATTTCTCCTAATTTTGAATACCCAGTACAAAATTGCTATGAAAATTGGTTTTCAAAACAAAACAAAAAAAATTGTATGATTCCTAAAAGTCAAATCTTAAAAAGAAGAGCACAAGAAATAAAAATAATAAATAATCTGAAAAAGGATGTTTTCATATATGATCCATTAAATGTCCTCTGTAAAAATAATAATTGTTCTGTAACCGATACCTCTGGAAAACCTTTATATATTGATCAAAACCACATAACTGACTATGCAAATAAAAATTATATATATCCAGATTTTATAAATTTCTTACAAAGAAATAATTTTCTTTAA